From Daucus carota subsp. sativus chromosome 6, DH1 v3.0, whole genome shotgun sequence, the proteins below share one genomic window:
- the LOC108227605 gene encoding uncharacterized protein LOC108227605 isoform X1 — MYLGGEMQKAKAITLYQIAQIGHLGLLLLWHLVHLIVNIWYFALGLGQTLESYLISSGLLKRYNSLDSNRVRYLAIVVDSEEACQTSKVLELLQHLENIGIKHVCLYDPEGLLKKSKEAIFEKLTRVKLYEEATKSDSLVRKHITLELASFSDGKKAVAEAANYLYKKNYIGGEQKEFICSESSIDEALKAIGCAHADPDLLLVYGPARCHLGFPAWRLRYTEIVHMGPLKSMKLGSLIKAIYNFTKVHQNYGT; from the exons ATGTATCTTGGAGGTGAGATGCAGAAAGCTAAAGCCATCACATTATACCAAATTGCTCAG ATTGGACATCTGGGACTTCTTTTGCTCTGGCATTTAGTCCATTTAATCGTCAATATATGGTACTTTGCATTAGGGTTAGGTCAAACACTTGAAAGCTATCTTATATCCAGCGGGTTATTAAAGAGGTATAATTCCCTTGATTCAAACAGAGTCCGGTACCTGGCAATTGTTGTGGACAGTGAAGAAGCATGTCAAACTTCTAAAGTTCTTGAACTTCTACAGCATCTTGAAAATATTGGTATTAAGCATGTCTGCCTATATGACCCTGAAG GTTTGCTAAAGAAATCGAAGGAAGCCATCTTCGAGAAATTAACCCGTGTGAAGTTATATGAG GAAGCCACTAAATCTGATTCCCTGGTCAGGAAACATATTACATTAGAATTGGCTTCGTTTTCTGATGGAAAGAAAGCAGTTGCCGAAGCTGCTAACTAcctttataagaaaaattatattgGTGGAGAGCAAAAAGAGTTTATTTGTTCTGAATCTAGCATCGATGAGGCACTAAAAGCAATTG GTTGTGCACATGCAGATCCAGATCTTCTATTAGTTTATGGGCCTGCAAGATGTCACCTCGGTTTCCCAGCATGGAGACTTCGATATACTGAGATCGT ACATATGGGACCCTTAAAGTCCATGAAGCTTGGTTCCTTGATAAAAGCCATTTACAACTTCACCAAGGTGCATCAAAATTATG GTACATGA
- the LOC108226040 gene encoding uncharacterized protein LOC108226040 — protein sequence MYLRSWGVDLLERNRWKWPEISESPPGELESPLMEVAPSEVKARLPWSNLRDSSDEETEDEGSRTFIAPSVTSLEEAKKISIAAINRQPPYPLPPLNPEIPENPKAPVVTYNPTSVIFKKKKDSETTAIPLTEIGKFSSKRIIRAVAAVKLSVVKEDKSIGSPSYARPQPAQYWRTVMKDEAMPEAIQGLMEARESGPPLISHNNLKSDCHTSTATGTAFNNKKSRLSARDIEPRPNISAYHDDEKLKKGNAHVDDIEPRPNISSYHGDEKLRNNESFDKDIEPRPNVSAYHDDEKLKKGNFYRDDIEPRPNVSSYHDDEKLRNNESFDKDIEPRPNVSAYHDDEKLKKGNSNMDDIEPRPNISSYHDNEKLRNNESFDKDIEPRPNVSSYHDDEKLKESDSFSKDIEPRPNVSSYHDGEKLRDNESFDKDIEPRPNVSSYHDDANLKKSDSFSKDIEPRPNVSSYHDGEKLRDNESFDKDIEPRPNVSSYHDDANLKKSDSFSKDIEPRPNISAYQGDKKLTENESFIKDIEPRPNVSSYHDDDKLTKTDAFTKDIEPRPNVSSYDDNEALKEDKSYADDLKPRPNISIYQE from the exons ATGTACCTTAGGAGTTGGGGAGTTGATTTGCTGGAAAGAAATCGCTGGAAGTGGCCGGAAATTAGTGAATCGCCGCCTGGAGAGTTGGAATCGCCGCT GATGGAGGTCGCGCCGTCTGAGGTAAAGGCGCGCCTTCCATGGAGTAATCTACGGG attcatctgacgaggaaactgaggacgaaggctcacgaaccttcattgcaccttctgtgacctctctagaagaggctaagaagatttctattGCAG caatcaatcgtcaaccaccatatccactgcctccactcaatcctgaaattcctgaaaatccaaaagcacCTGTTGTAACCTACAATCCTACCTCTgtgatattcaagaagaagaaagactctgagacCACTGCTATACCTCTGACAGAAATTGGAAAGttctcttccaaaagaatcattcgtgctgttgctgctgtcaagttatcagttgtgaaagaagataagagt ATTGGAAGCCCTTCATATGCACGACCTCAGCCAGCGCAGTACTGGAGAACTGTCATGAAAGACGAGGCAATGCCCGAAGCAATTCAAGGCCTGATGGAAGCTAGAGAATCCGGACCGCCTCTAATCAGCCACAACAATCTGAAATCAGACTGCCATACGTCTACTGCCACTGGTACTGCATTCAACAACAAGAAATCAAGGCTTTCTGCTCGAGATATTGAACCAAGGCCTAACATCTCAGCTTACCACGATGATGAAAAGCTCAAGAAAGGAAATGCTCATGTGGATGATATTGAGCCCAGGCCCAATATTTCAAGCTATCATGGAGACGAAAAGCTCAGAAACAATGAGTCTTTCGACAAAGATATTGAACCGAGGCCTAATGTCTCAGCTTACCATGATGATGAAAAACTCAAGAAAGGTAATTTTTATCGGGATGATATTGAACCAAGACCTAACGTTTCAAGCTATCATGATGACGAAAAGCTCAGAAACAATGAGTCTTTTGACAAAGATATTGAACCAAGGCCTAATGTCTCAGCTTACCATGATGATGAAAAGCTCAAGAAAGGTAATTCTAATATGGATGATATTGAACCAAGACCTAACATTTCAAGCTATCATGACAACGAAAAGCTCAGAAACAATGAATCTTTCGACAAAGACATCGAACCGAGACCGAATGTTTCATCTTACCATGACGATGAGAAGCTTAAGGAAAGTGATTCTTTTTCAAAAGATATTGAACCGAGGCCTAATGTTTCAAGCTATCATGATGGCGAAAAACTCAGAGATAACGAGTCTTTTGACAAAGACATCGAACCAAGGCCGAATGTTTCATCCTACCATGACGATGCGAATCTcaaaaaaagtgattctttttcAAAAGATATTGAACCGAGGCCTAATGTTTCAAGCTATCATGATGGCGAAAAACTCAGAGATAACGAGTCTTTTGACAAAGACATCGAACCAAGGCCGAATGTTTCATCCTACCATGACGATGCGAATCTcaaaaaaagtgattctttttcAAAAGATATTGAACCTAGGCCTAACATTTCAGCTTACCAAGGTGACAAGAAGCTCACAGAAAATGAATCATTTATCAAAGATATTGAACCAAGGCCGAATGTTTCATCCTACCATGATGATGACAAGCTTACAAAAACAGACGCTTTCACAAAAGATATTGAACCACGACCTAATGTCTCATCCTATGATGACAATGAAGCGCTTAAAGAAGATAAGTCATATGCTGATGATTTGAAGCCAAGACCCAATATTTCAATATACCAGGAGTAG
- the LOC108227605 gene encoding uncharacterized protein LOC108227605 isoform X2, with the protein MYLGGEMQKAKAITLYQIAQIGHLGLLLLWHLVHLIVNIWYFALGLGQTLESYLISSGLLKRYNSLDSNRVRYLAIVVDSEEACQTSKVLELLQHLENIGIKHVCLYDPEGLLKKSKEAIFEKLTRVKLYEEATKSDSLVRKHITLELASFSDGKKAVAEAANYLYKKNYIGGEQKEFICSESSIDEALKAIDPDLLLVYGPARCHLGFPAWRLRYTEIVHMGPLKSMKLGSLIKAIYNFTKVHQNYGT; encoded by the exons ATGTATCTTGGAGGTGAGATGCAGAAAGCTAAAGCCATCACATTATACCAAATTGCTCAG ATTGGACATCTGGGACTTCTTTTGCTCTGGCATTTAGTCCATTTAATCGTCAATATATGGTACTTTGCATTAGGGTTAGGTCAAACACTTGAAAGCTATCTTATATCCAGCGGGTTATTAAAGAGGTATAATTCCCTTGATTCAAACAGAGTCCGGTACCTGGCAATTGTTGTGGACAGTGAAGAAGCATGTCAAACTTCTAAAGTTCTTGAACTTCTACAGCATCTTGAAAATATTGGTATTAAGCATGTCTGCCTATATGACCCTGAAG GTTTGCTAAAGAAATCGAAGGAAGCCATCTTCGAGAAATTAACCCGTGTGAAGTTATATGAG GAAGCCACTAAATCTGATTCCCTGGTCAGGAAACATATTACATTAGAATTGGCTTCGTTTTCTGATGGAAAGAAAGCAGTTGCCGAAGCTGCTAACTAcctttataagaaaaattatattgGTGGAGAGCAAAAAGAGTTTATTTGTTCTGAATCTAGCATCGATGAGGCACTAAAAGCAATTG ATCCAGATCTTCTATTAGTTTATGGGCCTGCAAGATGTCACCTCGGTTTCCCAGCATGGAGACTTCGATATACTGAGATCGT ACATATGGGACCCTTAAAGTCCATGAAGCTTGGTTCCTTGATAAAAGCCATTTACAACTTCACCAAGGTGCATCAAAATTATG GTACATGA
- the LOC108227604 gene encoding uncharacterized protein LOC108227604, with protein MMASPSAFCAVLYLLLIGSPSYARPQPAEYWRTVMKDEAMPEAIQGLMEVSESGPPLISHNNLKPDCHTSTATGTAFNNRKSRLSARDIEPRPNISAYHDDEKLKKGNAHVDDIEPRPNISSYRGDKKLRDNESFDKDIEPRPNISAYHDDEKLKKGNSYRDDIEPRPNISSYHDDEKLRNDESFDKDIEPRPNISAYHDDEKLKKGNSYMDDIEPRPNISSYHDDEKLRNNESFDKDIEPRPNISSYHDDEKLQKSDSFSKDIEPRPNISSYHDEEKLRNDESFDKNIEPRPNISAYHDGEKLTENESFDKDIEPRPNISSYHDDEKLKKSDSFSKDIEPRPNISSYHDDEKLRDTESFDKDIEARPNISSYHDDEKLKKNDSFSKDIEPRPNISAYQGDKKLTENESFIRDIEPRPNISSYHDDEKLKKTDAFTKDIEPRPNISAYNDNEALKEDKSYDDDLKPRPNISIYQE; from the exons ATGATGGCATCACCATCTGCTTTCTGTGCTGTACTTTATCTCCTCCTT ATTGGAAGCCCTTCATATGCACGTCCTCAGCCAGCGGAGTACTGGAGAACTGTCATGAAAGATGAGGCAATGCCCGAAGCAATTCAAGGCCTAATGGAAGTTAGTGAATCCGGACCGCCTCTAATCAGCCACAACAATCTGAAACCAGACTGTCATACGTCTACTGCCACTGGTACTGCATTCAACAACAGGAAATCAAGGCTTTCTGCTCGAGATATTGAACCGAGGCCTAACATCTCAGCTTACCACGATGACGAAAAGCTCAAGAAAGGAAATGCTCATGTGGATGATATTGAACCGAGGCCCAATATTTCAAGCTATCGTGGAGACAAAAAGCTCAGAGACAATGAGTCTTTCGACAAAGATATAGAACCAAGGCCAAATATCTCAGCTTACCATGATGATGAAAAGCTCAAGAAAGGTAATTCTTATCGGGATGATATTGAACCAAGGCCTAACATTTCAAGCTATCATGATGACGAAAAGCTCAGAAACGATGAGTCTTTCGACAAAGATATTGAACCAAGACCTAATATCTCAGCTTACCATGATGATGAAAAGCTCAAGAAAGGTAATTCTTATATGGATGATATTGAACCAAGACCTAACATTTCAAGCTATCATGATGATGAAAAGCTCAGAAACAATGAGTCTTTTGACAAAGACATCGAACCAAGGCCGAATATTTCATCCTACCATGACGATGAGAAGCTTcagaaaagtgattctttttcAAAAGATATTGAACCAAGGCCTAACATTTCAAGCTATCATGATGAAGAAAAGCTCAGAAACGATGAGTCTTTCGACAAAAATATTGAACCAAGACCTAATATCTCAGCTTACCATGATGGCGAAAAGCTCACGGAGAATGAGTCTTTTGACAAAGACATTGAACCAAGGCCGAATATTTCATCCTACCATGACGATGAGAAGCTTAAGAAAAGTGATTCATTTTCGAAAGATATTGAACCAAGGCCTAATATTTCAAGCTATCATGATGACGAAAAGCTCAGAGACACCGAGTCTTTTGACAAAGACATCGAAGCAAGGCCGAATATTTCATCCTACCATGACGACGAGAAGCTCAAAAAAAATGATTCTTTTTCAAAAGATATTGAACCAAGGCCTAACATTTCAGCCTACCAGGGTGACAAGAAGCTCACAGAAAATGAATCATTTATCAGAGATATTGAACCAAGGCCGAATATCTCATCCTACCATGATGATGAAAAGCTTAAAAAAACGGACGCTTTCACAAAAGATATTGAACCACGACCTAATATCTCAGCCTATAATGATAATGAAGCGCTTAAAGAAGATAAGTCATATGATGATGATTTGAAGCCAAGAcccaatatttcaatatatcagGAATAG
- the LOC135147101 gene encoding uncharacterized protein LOC135147101 isoform X2, with product MPTYDPIYAGNILHAVAEAANYLYKKNYIGGEQKEFIYSDSSIDEALKAIGCAHADPDLLLVYGPARCHLGFPAWRLRYTEIIHMGPLKSMKFGSLIKAIYNFTKVHQNYVG from the exons ATGCCAACTTATGATCCTATTTATGCAGGAAACATATTACATGCAGTTGCAGAAGCTGCTAACTAcctttataagaaaaattatattgGTGGAGAGCAAAAAGAGTTTATTTATTCTGATTCTAGCATCGATGAGGCGCTAAAAGCAATTG GTTGTGCACATGCAGATCCAGATCTTCTATTAGTTTATGGGCCTGCAAGATGTCACCTCGGTTTCCCAGCATGGAGACTTCGATATACTGAGATCAT ACATATGGGACCCTTAAAGTCCATGAAGTTTGGTTCCTTGATAAAAGCCATTTACAACTTCACCAAGGTGCATCAAAATTATG TGGGATGA
- the LOC135147101 gene encoding uncharacterized protein LOC135147101 isoform X1: protein MPTYDPIYAGNILHAVAEAANYLYKKNYIGGEQKEFIYSDSSIDEALKAIGCAHADPDLLLVYGPARCHLGFPAWRLRYTEIIHMGPLKSMKFGSLIKAIYNFTKVHQNYDLSLN, encoded by the exons ATGCCAACTTATGATCCTATTTATGCAGGAAACATATTACATGCAGTTGCAGAAGCTGCTAACTAcctttataagaaaaattatattgGTGGAGAGCAAAAAGAGTTTATTTATTCTGATTCTAGCATCGATGAGGCGCTAAAAGCAATTG GTTGTGCACATGCAGATCCAGATCTTCTATTAGTTTATGGGCCTGCAAGATGTCACCTCGGTTTCCCAGCATGGAGACTTCGATATACTGAGATCAT ACATATGGGACCCTTAAAGTCCATGAAGTTTGGTTCCTTGATAAAAGCCATTTACAACTTCACCAAGGTGCATCAAAATTATG ATCTGTCTTTGAACTAG